From Panulirus ornatus isolate Po-2019 chromosome 67, ASM3632096v1, whole genome shotgun sequence, a single genomic window includes:
- the LOC139747046 gene encoding LOW QUALITY PROTEIN: uncharacterized protein (The sequence of the model RefSeq protein was modified relative to this genomic sequence to represent the inferred CDS: inserted 1 base in 1 codon; deleted 1 base in 1 codon): protein MADFQQGRQVVVDRLKRRLGHYRHNHNSVTSRYDTSIETLYTDQQKQTILLKQRHIESKAKKTNKKNTDKKQDNSSLLATMGQSKMLARGHDQTTSSGETHENEPAAKKQRLNNGAPPHGGPMHGNPTHGGPPHGGPPHGGPLHAGASQSSGATGDINDFQMVQQLPSIKKTDSPVPTGATTSASNGPPVDDVKKEQQDLNDIGLLDDIEDFGNIGDIVDMGINFDQFMSDLDFDNIKQENSNSGDFAXEESVENLFDEPNSVSSDSGVASGNANAQSPQVTMSKAGSTSTTSASPVFSQYPGTPPVSHTSTPPTSFTPTSFNPTSTSSTSGSPTPFSATSNVPKIRMNMGQSDMIPAAQTLKQMAEQHQIKMVATGPNNVRSGFADYQLNNMNNPAGPGMITQTGSINNQMYNSNMNQTNAMYNNQNSGMSEMEMKKRQLMQQQMAQQQQHHQQQQQQQQPQQSQQQQPQQQQPQQQQPGAQQQTQMPGGMVPYQNRMSPMGSYPNSSQPGTLNPQQYQMAGAMGTGLRGPYPGGPRGPSPIPPGSQAGGPSPMTAGTQLGGQLGADGKMTNEMFYQGQMSGQYALSQAQPPRYPGQQMMGPGSMMRHVNPGGSQLVGQTGQMISRPPPPEYRQVALMQQQQQMMGQPLPQPMTQIGQSMGQISYQGMRPNMRPGMVSGPMVNMGSSQMMGGVTQQTLPPNMPTMKPAMVPTTSMNPSSSMPSTTMAGATMPTMSVGTMSASNMSNSLGQVSTAGTMGMVSRTPMANGGMLQRPRPPNVNIGPGPGGLNIGTQMPPSRPEWRQIMMQGGQGNMQMIGPMRPGYPQQQPQQGGMMSQGGQIIGMQRPPSQMMNIMAMQQGPSMQGGPGMQGTPGMQPGPGMQPGPGMQQGPGMQPGPGMQGGPGMQAGPGMQAGPGMQAGPGIQGAGMQGGPTMQGGPRMQANMVALTQQGQVRMGIHMSQAGGMGGAQVTSQYPGQQGPMTTMAQIPPGPNQMMANAAAQARNSAAMAGMTGARSPATMAQMSGSGHPMSPANRGQMGGASPVNMGQMSGPGQAPSPANMGGMAHPRSPANISQMHPRSGSSPATMGQGGPARPLSNPGMGQGGPTRPLSNPGMAQQQGQQPAQTTATGATVGGQTPGNTAGPMNRGSPGGINQSTGGMNQNPGGMNQNPGGINQNPGVMNQNPGAINQNPGGMNQTPGGPPGPRPGQSPMNQVQPIQGSGSGPQANMNMNRVKGGPATVNNGSNAPQTSVANQRPANDGTSNVRTSQPSTPNPPTSSGSAPATEFDFEGICQFASLID from the exons ATGGCTGACTTCCAGCAGGGCCGACAAGTTGTTGTTGATCGCCTGAAGCGACGCCTAGGACACTACCGTCATAACCATAATTCCGTTACCAGCCGCTACGATACGTCCATCGAGACGCTCTACACCGACCAACAGAAACAGACCATCCTGCTCAAACAGAGACATATAGAGTCGAAGGCCAAGAAGACCAACAAGAAAAATACTGATAAGAAACAGGATAATTCCTCTTTACTAGCCACAATGGGG CAATCAAAGATGCTTGCTCGTGGGCATGACCAGACCACGTCGTCTGGCGAGACCCATGAGAATGAGCCAGCTGCCAAAAAGCAGCGCTTGAACAATGGTGCTCCACCTCATGGTGGACCCATGCATGGCAACCCTACCCATGGTGGACCTCCTCATGGTGGTCCCCCACATGGGGGTCCTCTCCATGCTGGTGCATCTCAGTCTAGTGGAGCAACAGGGGACATCAACGACTTCCAGATGGTGCAGCAGCTTCCCAGTATAAAAAAGACTGATTCCCCTGTGCCTACAGGTGCGACTACCTCGGCCTCTAATGGTCCCCCTGTAGATGATGTCAAAAAGGAGCAGCAGGACTTAAATGACATTGGTCTCCTCGATGACATTGAAGACTTTGGTAACATTGGTGACATTGTAGATATGGGGATTAATTTTGATCAGTTTATGAGTGACCTAGATTTTGACaatataaaacaagaaaatagtAACTCTGGTGATTTTG AAGAAGAATCAGTAGAAAATTTATTTGATGAGCCTAATAGTGTTAGTAGTGACAGTGGTGTTGCGAGTGGAAATGCC AATGCCCAGAGTCCTCAAGTAACCATGAGTAAGGCAGGCAGCACATCTACCACCTCAGCCTCTCCTGTGTTCTCTCAGTATCCAGGAACTCCCCCAGTGTCTCATACCTCCACCCCACCTACCTCCTTCACTCCCACCTCATTtaaccccacctccacctctaGCACATCTGGCTCCCCTACTCCATTCTCTGCTACCAGTAATGTGCCAAAAATACGTATGAACATGGGCCAGTCGGATATGATTCCTGCAGCCCAGACTCTGAAACAAATGGCTGAGCAACACCAGATCAAGATGGTGGCTACTGGACCCAATAATGTGCGGTCAGGCTTTGCTGACTATCAGTTGAATAACATGAACAACCCTGCAGGCCCTGGCATGATTACTCAGACAGGGAGCATTAATAATCAAATGTACAATAGTAACATGAATCAAACCAATGCCATGTACAACAATCAAAATAGTGGTATGAGTGAAATGGAGATGAAAAAGCGACAATTAATGCAGCAACAAATggcgcaacagcagcagcatcatcagcagcagcaacagcaacaacaaccacaacaatctcaacagcaacaaccacagcaACAGCAACCTCAACAGCAACAACCAGGAGCTCAACAGCAGACTCAAATGCCTGGAGGAATGGTGCCGTACCAAAATCGTATGTCACCTATGGGCTCCTACCCTAACTCTTCACAGCCTGGGACTCTCAATCCTCAACAGTATCAGATGGCTGGAGCTATGGGGACAGGGTTGAGGGGACCCTATCCAGGAGGACCTCGTGGCCCTTCACCCATACCACCTGGGTCACAAGCAGGAGGACCCTCACCCATGACTGCAGGGACACAG CTGGGTGGTCAGTTGGGAGCAGATGGCAAAATGACTAATGAGATGTTCTACCAGGGTCAGATGAGTGGGCAGTATGCATTGAGCCAGGCACAACCCCCACGATACCCTGGTCAACAGATGATGGGCCCAGGCAGCATGATGCGACATGTGAATCCAGGAGGCAGTCAGTTGGTTGGACAAACTGGCCAGATGATATCCCGTCCACCTCCGCCTGAATATCGGCAGGTGGCGTTaatgcaacagcaacaacaaatgaTGGGTCAACCTTTGCCTCAACCAATGACCCAGATTGGTCAAAGCATGGGCCAGATTAGCTATCAAGGTATGAGACCTAACATGAGACCAGGTATGGTTAGTGGTCCCATGGTCAACATGGGATCCAGTCAAATGATGGGTGGTGTGACTCAACAAACATTACCCCCCAACATGCCCACTATGAAGCCTGCAATGGTACCCACTACATCCATGAATCCTTCATCTAGTATGCCCAGTACCACAATGGCTGGGGCTACCATGCCTACCATGAGTGTAGGCACTATGTCAGCGAGCAACATGAGTAACAGCCTAGGTCAGGTCAGCACAGCAGGCACCATGGGTATGGTTAGTCGCACACCAATGGCAAATGGTGGTATGTTACAGCGACCTAGACCACCTAATGTTAATATTGGTCCAGGACCAGGTGGACTGAACATTGGAACACAGATGCCCCCATCGAGACCAGAATGGCGGCAGATCATGATGCAAGGTGGTCAGGGTAACATGCAGATGATTGGACCAATGAGGCCAGGATATCCCCAGCAGCAACCTCAGCAag GTGGTATGATGAGCCAGGGGGGCCAGATCATTGGAATGCAACGCCCCCCAAGTCAGATGATGAATATTATGGCAATGCAGCAAGGACCATCCATGCAGGGTGGCCCTGGAATGCAGGGGACACCAGGAATGCAGCCAGGACCAGGAATGCAGCCTGGTCCAGGAATGCAGCAAGGACCAGGAATGCAGCCAGGTCCTGGTATGCAAGGTGGTCCAGGAATGCAGGCTGGGCCAGGAATGCAGGCTGGACCAGGGATGCAGGCTGGACCCGGAATACAGGGGGCAGGAATGCAAGGGGGGCCTACTATGCAGGGAGGTCCAAGGATGCAAGCTAATATGGTTGCCTTGACCCAGCAgggacag GTACGGATGGGTATACACATGAGCCAGGCTGGAGGTATGGGAGGTGCACAGGTTACCTCACAGTATCCAGGACAACAAGGGCCAATGACTACAATGGCACAAATACCCCCTGGACCTAACCAAATGATGGCAAATGCTGCTGCCCAGGCTAGAAACTCTGCAGCAATGGCTGGAATGACTGGTGCTCGCAGTCCGGCTACTATGGCTCAGATGAGTGGAAGTGGGCACCCCATGAGTCCCGCTAATAGGGGTCAGATGGGTGGGGCGAGCCCAGTAAACATGGGTCAGATGAGTGGTCCTGGCCAAGCCCCTAGTCCAGCCAATATGGGAGGCATGGCACACCCACGATCTCCTGCTAACATAAGCCAGATGCACCCTCGCAGTGGCAGCAGTCCAGCAACGATGGGTCAGGGTGGACCAGCAAGACCTCTGAGTAATCCTGGCATGGGTCAAGGAGGCCCCACACGACCTCTGAGTAACCCAGGTATGGCTCAGCAGCAAGGACAACAGCCAGCCCAAAcaacagcaacaggagcaacagttgGAGGTCAGACTCCTGGAAATACTGCAGGACCTATGAACCGTGGATCACCCGGTGGTATAAACCAGAGCACTGGGGGTATGAACCAGAACCCGGGGGGTATGAACCAAAATCCTGGAGGTATAAACCAAAACCCTGGAGTTATGAACCAGAACCCTGGGGCTATAAACCAAAACCCTGGGGGTATGAACCAAACCCCTGGTGGTCCTCCTGGCCCTCGACCTGGTCAGAGTCCTATGAACCAGGTTCAGCCTATTCAGGGCTCAGGCAGTGGACCACAGGCTAACATGAACATGAATAGGGTGAAAGGTGGCCCTGCAACTGTGAATAATGGATCTAATGCACCTCAAACATCAGTGGCTAATCAGCGGCCTGCCAATGATGGTACTAGTAATGTACGgacatcacaaccatcaacacctaacccacccacctctaGTGGCAGTGCACCGGCAACAGAATTTGACTTTGAAGGCATATGTCAATTTGCCTCGTTAATAGATTAA